The Acidovorax sp. RAC01 genomic sequence CGGCCCCGTCATTATTGGCGTCAGTAAAAACTACCCACCCGCATTCCCATTCTTGGCTGGTGCCTGTTCCACAATTCTTTCGAACAGAAATAAGACCGCCTCTTTTAATGGCTTCTGAGCGAGCGAAATAAATAGTATTTGTAACCTCTTCACTCGCTGCTCGTACGCGAAATCCGTCTGTCAGATCTCTGAAACTAGGTCCGGCCAGAGATGCCAAGATGGCAACGATAGCCACCACCACCATGAGTTCTATGGCGGTGAAGCCGCGGGGCTTTCGGACTCGCCCGTCTGCTTTTGTGGGGCGTGAGAGTTGAGTAGGCAATGACATCGCTCGATCCTATAGCCTTGTGTTGAGATGCTGAGTCTTGTCGGATGAGCGGCGCTCATACGGCGATAAGAGGGCCGTGCCCGACTTTGCTGCGCGTACGGTCGGTCCTCGTGAGCGCGGATCTTGCAGCACTGCCGATACGCTTCCGTTATCGGTCTGCAGCGGACTACGGCAGCAGATTCGGTGATGTTGGGGATACTCCATCGTGACCGGTAGGAAGCCCGGCAGCAAGCTATTTGTCCGGATGCGGCCTTGGGGCTGCATCCGCCAGCGCCCCAATTTAGGCGTTGTGAATGACGACTTGCTGGAACTGCGGTTCAGAAATCTGGAAGGTGCAGACGCCGGGGGTGGATGCAGTCCTTTGGGGGTGAAACGCACGCATAGTCGATAGATCCTTATTTCCCTGTGTACCCTTTGCAGGCGCCAGCGTTGTTCATCCCTTTGCATTCACGATAAAGTCTGCGGCTGCGTTCGGCGGAGGTCTCCTCGGAGGAGCTCTTGTGTACCTTTATCTTTGCAGAGGCGGGTTTTGCCGCGGCGCGCTTGGAGTTTGCCGATTTGCTGTGCTCACTCGCCGGTTTCGCGATGGTTAACGGTGAAACGACAGTTCCGCACACGACGAGGCAGGCCGACAGTACGACTTTGACTGTCAAGGCGGCGGTGATGCTTGCTCGCTCATCATTCATTGCGTCTCCTCCTTTTTTCTTAAAGTCTAATGGGTGCGAGCAAGGGCGGCGAAGCCGCATGGCCCCTTTTTCGATGGCTCAGCAGCACTGCGCAGGTTCGTGGATCACAGCTGCCCGCGCCCTGCCAGACTCGGAAGCCTCGAGCTGTGAGTATCTGCCGAGGACGGCGGGGGAGCGATGCGCTACAATCCAATGGTTTTGCATAGTGCAAGACGCACGCACGCAGCCTTTCCAGCCGCTTGCGCAAGTAAAACCATGGCCTGCAGCGTTCGCTGCCCTGGCCTCTCTAAGGAAAAGAATGATCGCATCCTCCATCAAGGCCGAAGTTGTCAAGGCCAATGCCCGTGCTGCTAACGACACTGGTAGCCCGGAAGTGCAAGTGGCTTTGCTGACCGCTCGCATCAACGAACTGACCCCCCACTTCAAGACGCACGCGAAAGACCACCACGGCCGTCGCGGTCTGCTGCGTATGGTCAGCCGTCGTCGCAAGCTGCTGGACTATCTGAAGGCCAAGGACGCTGACCGCTACACCGCGCTGATCGCGAAGCTGGGTCTGCGCAAGTAAGCTTTATTGCACGCAAAAACGCCTGGGTTAGTCCGCTAGCTCAGGCGTTTTTTACTTCGGAGACGCAAAACAGAGCGAAGCTGTGTCATTCCAGTGAGGTCATTGCCCGAGTGGGCGGATGGCCTCACTGGAATGGCATCGTGTTCTGAATTGGTCTCCGCCCCAGTCTGGCAGACCGCTGCCAGCCATTAATAAAGGAGCTGAACATGAGCATTTTCAATAAAGTTACCAAGACATTCCAGTGGGGTGACAAGACAGTCATCATGGAAACGGGCGAGATCGCGCGCCAAGCTTCCGGTGCCGTTCTCGTCAACATCGATGACACCGTCGTGCTGGCCACGGTGGTCGCATCCAAGTCGGCAAAGCCCGGGCAGGACTTCTTCCCGCTGACGGTGGACTACATCGAAAAGACGTACGCCGCAGGCAAGATTCCGGGCAGTTTTTTCAAGCGCGAAGCGAAACCCAGCGAGCACGAAACGCTGACCAGCCGCCTGATCGACCGTCCGATCCGTCCGCTGTTCCCCGAAGGTTTCTTCAATGAAGTTCATGTGGTTATCCACACGGTTTCGCTCAACCCTGAAGTCGATGCCGACATCGCAGCCCTGATCGCTACCAGCGCAGCGTTGGCCATCTCTGGTATCCCCTTCAATGGCCCGATCGGTGCTGCCCGCGTGGGGTACATCAACGGTGAATACGTGCTGAACCCCGGTCAGACGGCGCGCAAGAATTCTCAGATGGACCTGGTGGTGGCTGGTACGGAAGCGGCCGTTCTGATGGTGGAGTCCGAGGCGCAGCAGCTGTCTGAAGAAGTCATGCTGGGCGCTGTGGTGTTTGGGCACCAGCAGGGCAACGTAGCCATCAACGCCATCCATGAACTGGTGCGCGATGCTGGCAAGCCAGTGTGGCAATGGGAGGCTCCTGCCAAGGACGAGGCCCTGATCGCCAAGGTGGTAGCGCTGGCTGACGAGAAGCTGCGCGCGGCCTACCAGATCCGTAACAAGCAGGCTCGTACGCAGGCTTGCCGCGAGTCGTATGGGTCGGTCATGGCGGCCCTGAAGGCTGACGGCGTTGAATTCGATGCGGTCAAGGTGGAGGGCATGCTGTTTGACATCGAAGCCGGCATCGTCCGCAGCCAGATTTTGGCTGGCGAGCCACGTATTGACGGCCGTGACACCCGTACTGTGCGCCCCATCGAGATCCGCGGCAGCGTGCTGCCACGTGCCCACGGTTCGTCGCTCTTCACGCGTGGCGAAACGCAGGCACTGGTGGTAACCACGCTCGGCACCGAGCGCGATGCGCAGCGCATCGATGCACTGGCTGGCGAGTACGAAGACCGCTTCATGATGCACTACAACATGCCTCCCTTTGCCACCGGCGAAGTGGGCCGCATGGGCTCGACCAAGCGCCGCGAAATCGGTCACGGCCGTCTGGCCAAGCGCGCCCTGGTTGCCGTGTTGCCGACGAAGGAAGAATTCCCTTACACCATGCGTGTGGTGTCGGAAATCACCGAGTCCAATGGCTCGTCGTCGATGGCTTCGGTCTGTGGCGGCTGCCTGTCGCTGATGGATGCCGGCGTGCCGATGAAGGCGCACGTCGCCGGTATCGCGATGGGTCTGATCAAGGACGCCAACCGTTTTGCCGTTCTGACTGACATCCTGGGCGACGAGGATCACCTGGGTGACATGGACTTCAAGGTGGCCGGTACCACCGCAGGCATCACCGCGCTGCAGATGGACATCAAGATCCAGGGCATCACCAAGGAAATCATGCAGGTGGCACTGGCCCAGGCCAAGGAAGCCCGCATCCACATCCTGGGCAAGATGCAGGAAGCCATGGGCGAAGCCAAGACGGAAGTCTCCAACTTCGCGCCCAAGCTGTACACGATGAAGATTAACCCCGAGAAGATCCGCGACGTGATCGGCAAGGGCGGCTCGGTCATCCGCGCGCTGACCGAGGAAACCGGTTGCCAGATCAACATCGAGGAAGACGGCACTATCACCATTGCCGCCACCGAGAACGCCAAGGCGGATGAAGCCAAGCGCCGCATCGAGCAGATCACGGCTGAAGTCGAGATCGGCAAGATCTATGAAGGCCCGGTAACCAAGATTCTTGATTTCGGTGCACTGATCAACCTGCTGCCAGGCAAGGATGGCCTTTTGCACATCAGCCAGATCGCACACGAGCGCGTCGAGAAGGTGTCTGACTACCTGACCGAAGGCCAGATCGTGAAGGTCAAGGTCATGGAGACCGACGAGAAGGGCCGTGTCAAGCTGTCGATGAAGGTTCTTGCGGACCGTCCGGCAGGTGGTAGCGATCGTCCTGCGCCTGCCGAGCGCGGTGACCGCGAACCACGCCGCGACCACGGTCGTGACCGTCAGCCTGCCGAGCAGCAGCAGCAACAACAGGGCATGCCAGTCGGCGGGTCGTCCGACCAGCTGGCTGGTTGATCGAGTGCAGGGCACTCGTCAGCGTTTGCTATTGAATTGATAGCTGCTGGCGCTTATGTTTTAAGCGCCAGGCGGCAATATCATTCAAAAACCCATGAATGGCCATATGCACGCGGTAGAAATCACTTCGTTTGGAGCGCCGGATGTTCTGCGTCTTGGCGAGCGGCCAGTGCCGCAGGCGGGCACGGGCGAGTTGCTCATCCGCGTGAGCGCAAGTGGCATCAACCGCCCGGACGTGCTGCAGCGGCTGGGGCACTATGCCCCGCCGCCGGGCACGTCGGACTTGCCCGGACTGGAGGTCGCGGGCGTCATTGAGGCGGGCGATGCAGCTGCGATGGCGGAGGCGGGTTTCCGTATTGGCGACCGTGTCTGTGCACTGGTGGCAGGCGGCGGCTATGCGCAGTGGTGCGTAGCACCGGTTGTCCAGTGTCTGCCTGTGCCCGGAGGTCTGAGTGACGTGGAGGCAGCCTCGCTGCCGGAGACGTTTTTCACGGTGTGGAGC encodes the following:
- a CDS encoding GspH/FimT family pseudopilin, producing the protein MSLPTQLSRPTKADGRVRKPRGFTAIELMVVVAIVAILASLAGPSFRDLTDGFRVRAASEEVTNTIYFARSEAIKRGGLISVRKNCGTGTSQEWECGWVVFTDANNDGAVNGADAILQTFSAQSNVNVMHISNSAFYRVDRWGQIAGLGAASFAITPKSLGSSSRHATALCISAGGRIKATKETVTC
- the rpsO gene encoding 30S ribosomal protein S15, which produces MIASSIKAEVVKANARAANDTGSPEVQVALLTARINELTPHFKTHAKDHHGRRGLLRMVSRRRKLLDYLKAKDADRYTALIAKLGLRK
- the pnp gene encoding polyribonucleotide nucleotidyltransferase; this encodes MSIFNKVTKTFQWGDKTVIMETGEIARQASGAVLVNIDDTVVLATVVASKSAKPGQDFFPLTVDYIEKTYAAGKIPGSFFKREAKPSEHETLTSRLIDRPIRPLFPEGFFNEVHVVIHTVSLNPEVDADIAALIATSAALAISGIPFNGPIGAARVGYINGEYVLNPGQTARKNSQMDLVVAGTEAAVLMVESEAQQLSEEVMLGAVVFGHQQGNVAINAIHELVRDAGKPVWQWEAPAKDEALIAKVVALADEKLRAAYQIRNKQARTQACRESYGSVMAALKADGVEFDAVKVEGMLFDIEAGIVRSQILAGEPRIDGRDTRTVRPIEIRGSVLPRAHGSSLFTRGETQALVVTTLGTERDAQRIDALAGEYEDRFMMHYNMPPFATGEVGRMGSTKRREIGHGRLAKRALVAVLPTKEEFPYTMRVVSEITESNGSSSMASVCGGCLSLMDAGVPMKAHVAGIAMGLIKDANRFAVLTDILGDEDHLGDMDFKVAGTTAGITALQMDIKIQGITKEIMQVALAQAKEARIHILGKMQEAMGEAKTEVSNFAPKLYTMKINPEKIRDVIGKGGSVIRALTEETGCQINIEEDGTITIAATENAKADEAKRRIEQITAEVEIGKIYEGPVTKILDFGALINLLPGKDGLLHISQIAHERVEKVSDYLTEGQIVKVKVMETDEKGRVKLSMKVLADRPAGGSDRPAPAERGDREPRRDHGRDRQPAEQQQQQQGMPVGGSSDQLAG